cgttcggcggctgcgcagccggcgcgccgacgacgacgcgatcgaccATCGCCGTCCACGTCACGCCCCTCCCTTTGAACGCCGTGGTGGCCGCCACGACCGCCCTGGCCGCGGTGTGAAcccccgcgagggacgacgatgatcttaacgacgacgcggtgttcAGGTCtgacgcgtccacggcgacgtcggtgacggTGATCTTAAcaaacgtcgcggcgttttTAAGAAGCTGCCAGGTGCTCCACGCGAggggcggagcgcgcgtcgtcctcttcccctcttcgtcttcgtcgcccgACCctttctcgtcgtcgtctcgacGCGTCTCGAGATTATTCCCGCGTTCCCGGTTTCCGTTCGTCGGTCCCCCGCGGAGCTTAACGCggagccccgcggcgagcacggggaCGTTCAGGTTCATGAAATTACCGGAGCTCCCGTCGGCGGACGCCCTggatggacgacgaccggcggacgacgccggctcgGGGGATCCGAGACTTTGGGTGGTCGGGTCGGATCTCGGGTCGAAGCCAGGGTTGGATGAGCTCTGCCGCGCGAGAGACCGGGACCgggcgatgaacgcgcccgccgacggagcgagcggcgacgacgacggctgTGATGATTGCGCCCCGGTCCCGTCGAAcgcttcgtcgcgcgcggcggtcgtcgccctcgaggtctcgtcgtcgatggcgtcgcggagccgtacgccgcgggcgcgcttgCCCACGAACTCGAAGAGCCACGCGAGCAAAGTGAGCAACTGACCGGTGTACAGCAgatccccgacgacgacgcgttcgacgggaCCGTCGTGGAAGCGgaccacgacgtcgcggacgtgcaggaagccgacggcgccgacggtgatGTCCACGCCCCTCTCGCCCGATCGACGCACCTGTCGCGATTGGTGGATGATGACGGGGGAGACGCGGTGAGGGCGTGAACGCGGAGTCGAGGCGTGGATGACGCGCGAAGGAagggagacgacgcggcggttcggACGATCCGATGGGAGAAAGACGGgagacgcgacgacgcaccaCGAAGGATATGAGCCGGGGCAGGAGCCACCTGCTGAGCAGCCACAGCTTCAGCACGGACAGCAGGAACAGGAACAAGCTCCCGTACACCACGGAGAGGAAGCCCGCCATGGCGCCTCCAGCCTCTACCTATCGGGCGCACCTCCTCACGCGCCCGTCTGTTGGATCTGGAAGAGGGCGTCAGCTCGGTTCAAAAGGCAGGGTGCCGTCGTTTTCCGTTATTAACGGTTTGAGCAGATGCGCGAGTCAGTAGCGATACGCATAGGATGCTTAACGTCAATCTCGACTGAGTTTCCCACCGAACTCATGTTATCAGAGCGTCCGTTGGCATTTTTGACGCCGGTCGTTTTCTTCGAGTGAAGTGCAAGGAGTTTTTTGTCTGCCAGCGCACACGCCAGCGCCACGCAGGCGGTTGACTTCGTCGCGCCCCGTGCTCCGCTTCCACAACCCGGATTTTCTGATCTCGCCTCGCGTGTGCTCGTGCGAGTGCGTGAGAGGGTGAACCCGCGGCCCCGCTGACGCTCGAGCCTCGGGCCTTCGAACCCTAGCCCCGGTTTGGGCCCCGGAAGATGCGGCTTTCTCAACTCGTCGtgatcctcgcgctcgcgacgctcgcgacgcacaTCGGACCCGCGAAGGCGAACCTATGGGCACCTCTGGGTGCAGAACTCGGCGGAACGCAAAACGGTGAACAGTTTGGCTCCTCCGTGTCGCTGAACCGTAACGGAACCATCATGGCCGTGGGTGCACCTAGGTACGGTGGCTATAACGATTACAGAGGGCGCGTCCAAGTGTATCGGCTCGACGCTGCATCGAGCGTCTGGACGGAGATGGGCCCTGCAATCGAAGGCTCTAAGCTATATGCAAATTTCGGGCAGTCCGTTTCACTCTCCGCGGACGGCACGAGATTAGCAGTATCCAGCTTAGGCGATCCGGCCGGGATATACTCTTGGCAGGCGAGCAATGCCACTTGGGACCTCGTCAGTTTCTCGCTGCCATGTGGGTCTTGCCTCTTTACAGCTGCTGCGATGTCAGCGGACGGCACGCGGTTTGCGGCGTTGACGAAGACATCGTCGTTTCCGGATGCCGCATACGtgttctcgtcgtcgacgctcgcTAATATTTCGCATGCATTATCACCAGTCCACTCTTTTTACGGAGGGAAAGCCATCGCACTCTCTGCCAACGGGATACGCGTCGCACTCGGTGGGAGGACCGGGACTGGATGGGGCTCCAACGGGTTCGTCAAGGTTTTTGAGGAAGCGGCCGGCCATTGGAGTCAACTCGGAGGGGACATCAACACCGAAAGCGGCGAGCATTACGCTTCCTTCGGGGAAGCGCTGGCCCTTTCCGCTGATGGCTTGCGCCtagtcgtcggcgcgccgggtgTCGTGGAACCTAGCGGGTATTCATACACCGGTGGAGCAGGATCcggggtcggcgccgaaCCTTACGTGGTTGTGTATGATTATGATGCATCGACGAACACGTGGGGGAAGCTGGGCGGTCTGATGACCATGGGCCAGGCGAGGGTAACTACTTCTCACAACTATTATCACTTCTTTGGGAAAGGCGTGTCCATCTCTGATGACGGCTCCATGGTCGCTGTCGGCGTGGACAGCTATCATCCGTACAGCGGGACATCGGTAAATGGTCCGGGTTTCGCGCGCTTGTACAAATGGTCTCAGTCCTGGGACAAAGTAGAAGATTTCAGCGGAAACAGCACCGCCGAGAATGCCGGTAGGGATGTCTCGCTCTCGGGGGATGGGAGGGTCATGGTGGTGGGCAAGCCATACACCCACAGCTCGACAGAGCCGGGATACGTTCGGGTGTACGGAAAACCGGAGGTTgcatcgccgtcgagcgcaaATAGCAGCATCAGCAGTAACAGCAGCTACGGCGGGAACAGCAGTAACAGCAGCTACGGCGGGAACAGCAACAACGGCAATGGCAACAACAACGGCAGTGGCAACAGTAGTAGCACCAGCAGTGCCAACAGCAGCCAATCTTCGGGGAGTAACGCGTCCGCCgttccgccgccaccgccaccaccctcgccgccgcccaaaatcgtcctcgacgacgacgatcatGCGGTAGCTCGAGGAGGGTTCTTGCTGCTGCTCGTGGCGACAGCAATTCATTTTGTGATGTGATAAAATATGAGAGTTCAGTTAAACTCTTATTTCCTTCGTGGAGGTGCCGTTTCGGTTACCGCGAATCCGCGGCCTCTGCtcactcgccgacgcgcgcggacacGATGTTGCAGGACGTGCTCGACCTCGGTCCCGCGAGGCTCTTCGGCCTCGCTAGACTCCTTTTGAGCGTCCAGGTTTTGGTCGGCATGGTCGGGTGTCTAGCCTTCGTGTACGGCACGATGTGAGTCGCACGCGCACGAATGAGAAGAGAGAAACACCCGCGGAACGATCGACGCTGACCATCTCCGCACCCCCCTTCCCCCTCCCTCGCAGACATCCCGGTCAGGTGGCGTGCGCGCTGTTtggcatcgtcgccgtggacctCCGCCACGGACCGATGCTCCGCACCTACGCGTCCCTgctcgtcttcctcgtcgcgctggacgtcACCTGGCACGAGTTCTGGGCCGAGCGGCTCATGCGAAACTACACGGGCGTCAGGGAAGACGCCGAGATGTGGTGGGGCGTGATGGTCGCCAACACGAACAAGATCTGCGGATTCGCGATGGAGATGGCTGGGGCGATCACCCGCGGGGTGTCGCTGTTGATATGGGGCGTTCTGTGGTACGGCGACCACCTCTCGGGCGTGGCTCCTATTATggctggcggaggcgggggctACGCCTCCATCCCGGAGAGCAAGTGGTagaggcgcggcgctcgggaaGAGTCTGCACCAAgactcgtcgcgccgcgacgccgtcgtatCATGACAATTCGTAACGATTCGTAGTAGACTAACGTTTCTCTCTTCTATCCGAACGGCGGGGGCCCGAACGGCCCAGCCGCGGCGTTATCGTCCAGCGCCTTTCGAAGCTTGGGCGTCAACCCTCCGAGCGCCAGCTTGAAccccgcggagggcggcgccgtgttGGAGCACCTCGcagccgcgacgggctcgatCTCTCCGGTGGATGCCCCCcgcccctcggcacccccctcggcaccccccggGTCGGCTCCCCTGTGCACGTACACGCCGACGGGGCATCCGCCCTGgtacgcgtcgcacgcggcgaggatggcgtccCTTCGCTTGGCGAAGTGGTCGCGGATCAGCGCCTCGCAGTGCCTCGGAGGCTTTCGAAGCAGTCCCATCATGGTCTTCAAGGAGGCCAGGAAGGCTTGCTCGGCGTACTGGGCGTTGTTCCGCTCGCCTTCCTCGCTTCCGACTTGTTTCTCGTAGCCAGCCTCGTTGTAGTACGCCTTCTCCACGAGCACCAATCCCTGAATCGACACCAAAACCTGGAGCATGTTCGACGTCTCCGGAGACCAAACCTCGGAGCCCTTCCCTTGCCACGTGTGCAGTAAGCTCAGGCACACCTTGCCGGACTCGTACAGGTTGGGGTTCACACGCTGCCCGAACGAGTGGTAGTGCGCCTTCGGGGGTTCCGCCGGGTAGGACGGCGTGAAGTGAAAGTCAAACACGAAGAGGTTGTCGTGGTacggcgtccccgccggtccgacgagcaccgcgcgagtCAGGTCCATCCGATCCTCGTACGCTCGGCACCATATCGTGTCGGGCACGGAGTCCTTCAAGACGCTCCACTCCTTCGCGATCGTCTTGGTCCACTTGCGGTCGGCGAGGCCACTCGAGGGCTCTTGGGCGTAGAAGTGGTCCGAGCCGGAGTCGCCAGAGATGGATTCGAAACGCGAGTATCGCTCTTCGTCAGCCGCttccggagccgccgccgaagccggaACAGGaaccggagccgccgccggaaccGGAATCGGAACGTCCGGAATCGGAAcgttcaacgccgccgcgagctgacTCGCATCGATCACCCTGGTCCCGgttctcgccgcgagctgacTCGCGTCGATCACCCTGGTCCcagcacccgccgcgccgcgccccatGTTcctgaacgccgcggcgatcgcctcagccgcgcgagcggcgtcctccttggACATGGCCGGCGCCTCCCcggtctccgtcgcggacgtcgacggcggcggcgcggcctcgggctcgggctggGGCTGGGGCTCGGgatcgggggcgtcggcgtcgggctcggcgtcgggctcgggctcggcgcccgccatgCGCCGGTGCATCGTCAGCCAGGACCTCTcctgctcctccgcgcgaagGTTCCCCcacgccaaagccgccgggTGCATCATCGCCGGAGACGGACCGTGTCGGACAGATCCCATGTCCGACACCTGTCCGACACCTGAATGACCTCGCCCGTCCCTTTCCTCGTCcccttcctcctcgtcgtcgtcgtcgccgtccgtcTCCCACGAGCCTCCGTCGGACCCCGCGGCGTATTCGTCCCCGAACTCGTCCCCGTCCATGAGCGACCCGagatcctcctcgtcgaaatTTTCACCATCCGCTTCGTCGCCGTTGACGATGTACAAAGTCGCCGGGTTGGCGAACGCGATGGACCCGTCCCCCCACGCCACTCGCACGGACCCGTCGCTCACGCCCACTACCTCTCCGACCCACGTCAGCGTCTTCGGGTCCACGGAGGGCACCACGCGAACTCTGCCGGTGGCGGTGTTGCGCTCGACGGAGAATCCGGTTTGGGGCGAGTCCTGCACCGTGCGccactcgccgtcgtccgagtcgggcTCGGATTCGGGTTCATCGGATTCGGAGCCGAGCGAGGATTGGATGGGCTCATCATCCGCGTCGGACTCCCCGCCCGTCTCGTATtcgctctcctcctcggcagcctcctcctgcgcAGCCTCCTTCTGGGCCTCCTGGGCGAGCGTCTCCTTGTCCGGgcctcgggcgcggtgcATGTCCTCGGCGGAAA
This DNA window, taken from Micromonas commoda chromosome 2, complete sequence, encodes the following:
- a CDS encoding predicted protein, translating into IAKEWSVLKDSVPDTIWCRAYEDRMDLTRAVLVGPAGTPYHDNLFVFDFHFTPSYPAEPPKAHYHSFGQRVNPNLYESGKVCLSLLHTWQGKGSEVWSPETSNMLQVLVSIQGLVLVEKAYYNEAGYEKQVGSEEGERNNAQYAEQAFLASLKTMMGLLRKPPRHCEALIRDHFAKRRDAILAACDAYQGGCPVGVYVHRGA
- a CDS encoding predicted protein, producing the protein MLQDVLDLGPARLFGLARLLLSVQVLVGMVGCLAFVYGTIHPGQVACALFGIVAVDLRHGPMLRTYASLLVFLVALDVTWHEFWAERLMRNYTGVREDAEMWWGVMVANTNKICGFAMEMAGAITRGVSLLIWGVLWYGDHLSGVAPIMAGGGGGYASIPESKW
- a CDS encoding predicted protein, with amino-acid sequence MRLSQLVVILALATLATHIGPAKANLWAPLGAELGGTQNGEQFGSSVSLNRNGTIMAVGAPRYGGYNDYRGRVQVYRLDAASSVWTEMGPAIEGSKLYANFGQSVSLSADGTRLAVSSLGDPAGIYSWQASNATWDLVSFSLPCGSCLFTAAAMSADGTRFAALTKTSSFPDAAYVFSSSTLANISHALSPVHSFYGGKAIALSANGIRVALGGRTGTGWGSNGFVKVFEEAAGHWSQLGGDINTESGEHYASFGEALALSADGLRLVVGAPGVVEPSGYSYTGGAGSGVGAEPYVVVYDYDASTNTWGKLGGLMTMGQARVTTSHNYYHFFGKGVSISDDGSMVAVGVDSYHPYSGTSVNGPGFARLYKWSQSWDKVEDFSGNSTAENAGRDVSLSGDGRVMVVGKPYTHSSTEPGYVRVYGKPEVASPSSANSSISSNSSYGGNSSNSSYGGNSNNGNGNNNGSGNSSSTSSANSSQSSGSNASAVPPPPPPPSPPPKIVLDDDDHAVARGGFLLLLVATAIHFVM